Genomic window (Pyrus communis chromosome 13, drPyrComm1.1, whole genome shotgun sequence):
TTCTGATGATGAAGATATTATGTCAATTAGCAATGGAACAATGCCTGCGTCCAGCACTTTTTGTCGATTCTTGGCACGAAGGAGCAGCCCGAGAATTGCAACCACGGAGTTCTTTTTGCCACACGTTGTTCCTTCCCTGATCAGCTCCACAAGAGCTGGGATGGCCTCAGGTAATTCTCCAATTAGTTTCCGATACTCGCTTGTCGAAGAGAGGTGAAATATCGTTGCAGCTGCGCATTGCCGGGCTTCTAAACTCAACCCATTTTTAAGAACAGCAACAACTGATGGTAGTCCTCCCCATGAGATTATCAATTTCATTCCGCTTGCATACTTCGCGAGCTTCAACAAGGCTGCAATTGCATTCACTTGCGTGGATGCATCGGCGGAATTCAATACTTTCAGCAGAGGAGGGATGGAGCCAGCCTTGATCAAACAAGACCtattgaaaatgtttgatttggcTAGCAGTCGAATTTCATAAGCAGCCTTGTTTTTCTGCTCGCTTGTTCCGCAAGCAAGCCTTCCGCTGAGAAATCTCGAGAGAAACTTCATTGCTTGTTTAGCAACGGGGCTACCAGGCGCGACAATTTGATCTTTGTCGGAGCTTTGCCTTCCTGACCTGCCAAGAGAAACGCCGTTGTATTCACAAAGATTTTTTAGTAGCTTGCGAAGAATCGAATTCGGTACCAACTCTGTGTTTGTCATCATCTCTCCTGTTTTGGGGCAGAGCGTATTTCCGGATTGGAGCCATTTTTGAATCGAACTTCGGTCGTAAGTATGACCTGTAGATACAATCACCGGATCAAGCATTAGCTCAAGAGAAATCGGGCACCTGAAATCTTCAGGGCTTAAGCAACGAAACATCTCCACGTTGCACCTCGAATCGATTTGATTTGCCGCGTTTTGATGATCCAATGTTTCGAAGATCACTCCCCTGCTGTAGCTCAGGAACCCCACCAAGCTACTGAGAAAAGGAACCTCCCTCTCGTCGCCATCCAAACGCTTGAAAGCAATTTCTTCTTCCAAGAATATGATCTCCATGTTGCAGTCGCTCCATCTTTTGATTCGAAGGTAATCGAGGACCCGCTTTACGGCATTCAAATCGGGCTCGATTCCCCTTTCGAATTGGCTCAGAATCGCAAGCAATCGTTTCGAAGCTAATTTGTCATCCGCTTCGAGCTCGATTTTGGCCTTCCACGATTGCTTCGACACCAATTCAACCAATTCCTTAACTTCATCGCCAACATCGATCAATTTCAACGGCAAAACATCAAGAGCCGTCGCCAAAGCTCGAATCAGCAGCCGAAATTGGGTAGCAAGAAACTCGCATTTCGTCAGCATCAAAATCCGCCCGCCTTCTCTCGTGCAGTCTTCCAACAAAAACCGGAATTTTTGGAAGACGAAATGAAGCTCGGAGAAGCAGAGGACAGCGGAAGATTTCGAAGGAACCGAATTGCATTCACGTACCTCCTCAAAGAACATGAGAAGAACACGAACTAGGCGAATTGCTTCCCGGCTATTCTTCCGTTGCGTCGCGAAGCATTCCGAGTGGAAATTGCAGATTGTGTGGGAGAGAGGGATCAGAGACTCGAGAAGGGTCTCCTGAGAAATACATTCGCAAGGGCGCACCGCCGGAAACATGAGTATCCGGCGGTGGTCGCTATCAAATTTCGAATTCATTGATACAATTGTGTGTGGAGAAACAGAGTGGCTTTGTTTTTGCTCTGTTTTTGTACATAGAATTGGTGTAGAATTCGAATCAGAAGAGAAATGGTTCTCTGTTTTTGCTCTGTGTTTGTTTACGGAATTAATGGGAGGAGCAGCAAGAGTAGCAACTATATATGGAGATAACGGGCACGTGGCGGGATCCTAGCAGTCCACGTTCCAAAGTTGTCTAGGATTGCTGGATAGGCTACCTGGACACGTGGCGAGGTGGGGTTCGTGTCTACGTACTGATTGTAGTTGGCCGGAGAGTGATATCTGTGCGGACCACAAGCCGACTAAGACACGTGGACACAGCTTTTGGGCGACGTGTTGCGGTGGCAATGGGGCAGCCAGAGGAACACGCGTGTTTTCCTGTGTTGTGGGTCAATTTAAGGACAATACTTGGGTACTGATCAGTCAGTACCCAATTTTACTCACTTACTACGTGGTCcagtaattttaaaacacaCGTCAATTCCGTTTTCTTTCAAAACCTTGATATCATTGTAACCAAACATCCAATTTTTTCATTAAACCCGTGACCAAACAAAAACCTTCTTCCTCCACCTCCCTCTGAATCCGTGAGACCAAGAACACCTGCTCCAAGCTCCCCTTCGTTGATATCATTTTTTATCCCTCCTCCAAGCGTCGACTCCACATCGCATTGAGATCGCAGTGAGATTACAGCGATGAAATCTACGGCGGCGACTTTAAACACGAGCCCATATACCCGAATGTTGCAGCGGCGTGGTGGTGAAGCGGCTTGGCGAGTGAGGTCTCGCTCGAGCTGAGTACGGAGGACGAGTTTGGTGCAGCTTTGGGCTTGGAGCTTGCGGACGACGGGTGATCCGACGAGGCCACGGTGGTCAGTTGACGCTTATGGATGGGGTGTCTgcttgtcttcttgtcgagagAGAAGAGGAGTGCTTGGATAGTGATCAAGAGGAAATTTGGAGTGTTTGGTTAGGGAAATAGCGGGTGTTTGGCTAATAGTGAAAACTTACTTAAAGTGCCGGCTGTTTCAATATTATTGGTTCACCTCAAAAATTCAGTATGTGGGGTCCTGACCGGTCAGGACCCAAGTATTATTCCAATTTTAATTAGAGACAAAAGTCGGTTGACtaaatagaaaattagagtttAAAAGCATGGGCTAACGCATGCAAGTTCACGTTACACCTACCaaaattttttagtttaaacCGTTTATTAacaattgatttatgcataaaAACGGGTAGATTTTAAAACAACGTAAGGTCTGACTTTTACAAAATCGCTTCAGTCACTGGGTGAAGATAGTGTGTAAAAAGATGGTGAAtggaaaacaaacacaaaatgcAAGTGGTTTATTTTAAGTTGAATTACGTCGTGAGTGTAGTGGATTTTTCATTAATAATGTAGAGCTTGCATGGTACTAAGGTTCATGTATAATCATCAATGGTAAGTTCTAATAATGGATTAAAGAATCTAAGATTATAAGAGGCTTAATTGTGGGAGAAAGATCTTTTTATAATTGAGGAGAGTTTCCTATTTTTGTCATCGGTCGATGTGTGAATCTAAGAGTTTTATTCTAGTGTTGACAAGTGTCGCGTTATATCTCTCAGTTGGAGAGAAACTCATGTGTTTCATCAGTTGTGCCTTAGCATGAACCCTTCAACAGGTCTCTAAAGGAATATAGTGATCAGCATTCGGCAGTTTCAGGATTGGTGAAGTATGGTGCAAACAATAATAATGATTGGTGAAGTATgtagattattattattttttttcttcgtatAATGGTGTTCAAGAAACGAAGCTTCTGATTAAGATTTTGCTTTTGTTCATggggaatatttttgctcaccactttatttatcaccgttagatgagtttaaatttcgagatataaacacaaatatcaaaatttaaattcatccaatGGTAATAAATAAGATGGTGAACAAAAATGCACCATTATTCATGAAGAACGGGACTTGACGGCTGAAGAATCAGCAGCACTCCTTGCTGATCACCAATCACGGCTAGACACGTGTCCAAATTGTTGATTTTTTAATCTAACTTAAACACGTGTCCAACCGTAATTGGTGATCAACAGGGGTTGTTGTTGATTATTTCAGCAGCCAAGTTCTATCCATTCATGCATCATGATTCTTTGAATTGTGAATGAACTTCTTTGAATATGATCTTATAATACTTCTTTCGTTTTTTAATGAAACATGACGtcgagaaaataaataattattttaatcagAATTCATTAATGTGTTAGAGAAATCTTATCTTAAACAATGTTTTAATACTAATGAAACTGCTTAGGTGTGGCGGTGAAGTAATTTCAGCAGTTTTATTTCTCAAGCAATTTGGTCACTTAAGCAATAAGTTAATACATAAATAATCAGTTTTATTTCACTAATCAAATTCTTGTTTGTGGCCGCAAATGGGTTTGACAAGTGGACCAACAACATTGCGCCAAATTGAACGCGTCTATTGTCTTTGCTTTGCAATAATTTTGGAGATTAGTATATTAATACGCGTTCATTGGATTTTGGTTTATCCTATAATTGTGATTGGggtgttaaaaaaatatatctttgaTGTCATTCTCCATGGAAGGAGTAACTAGTCGATGTCCGATCAAGCGGTGCTATCGATTTATTAATATTGTAGTATACGTTGTTGTTGATTATTATCATACTCTAGAATTTAGATTAACGAGTTctaatatattattttgtcgactacttatattataaaatatatgttaATAACATTTCACGGCAGTGTTAggttagaagaagaagaaacattgAGAAAAAcgaatctatttttttttatttttttatttttttttataaaagacaCTGTTACATTGACATATCAAGACAATTAAGTGTAACTATTTTTGACTAACTACATTTAGTTACAATCTGATCATCTCATCCAATGACTGTTATCCAATTTGACGTGTGACTGTCACTgaaatttttctcaaaaaaaccTTATTGTCAAGCTGTGATTTGTTACGAAAAAAAATTACTCTTATCTTTCAGACAACTTTTTGGACATGAGATAGATGTGTTCTAATCCTCTTAGCTACATGCCCCACCCTGTCTACCCTGAATTTGTTCCTGGAAGTgccctaaaaaaaaaagaatctttCCTCTCTGATATTAAAATtcgataaatattaaaatccGATAAAGatgaaattggattttttttttttttttttttttggtggaaatCTATGGGTATATCCGATTTAATCTTCTTGTTCCTATACTTTCAACAACTTGGTACAAGATTGTCAATCTCTCTTGGTTATTTGAAATAATTTCACAAGAGAGATTCAAACAGTTTCTTTGGTTCACAATTTAGAAATGAACGCCGAATATCACTAAAATTTGAACGGATGAAACTTTTTGAAGCATTCCCATAAAACAGTACAACGTCTTTATGCTACCAGAAACTCGTCAACTTCTTTCGATTCCAGACAGACTTTGTGTATCTTTATTATTTGAAACCACATAAATCGGAGCATATGGTTCGGTGTTCTACAACCATGCCGGATTCTTCAAAGGAGTGACAACAGCCTTCACCTGCAAGTAGTTATGAAGGCTGTAGATTCCCTTCTCTCTGCCTATTCCACTC
Coding sequences:
- the LOC137713957 gene encoding U-box domain-containing protein 19-like, with the protein product MNSKFDSDHRRILMFPAVRPCECISQETLLESLIPLSHTICNFHSECFATQRKNSREAIRLVRVLLMFFEEVRECNSVPSKSSAVLCFSELHFVFQKFRFLLEDCTREGGRILMLTKCEFLATQFRLLIRALATALDVLPLKLIDVGDEVKELVELVSKQSWKAKIELEADDKLASKRLLAILSQFERGIEPDLNAVKRVLDYLRIKRWSDCNMEIIFLEEEIAFKRLDGDEREVPFLSSLVGFLSYSRGVIFETLDHQNAANQIDSRCNVEMFRCLSPEDFRCPISLELMLDPVIVSTGHTYDRSSIQKWLQSGNTLCPKTGEMMTNTELVPNSILRKLLKNLCEYNGVSLGRSGRQSSDKDQIVAPGSPVAKQAMKFLSRFLSGRLACGTSEQKNKAAYEIRLLAKSNIFNRSCLIKAGSIPPLLKVLNSADASTQVNAIAALLKLAKYASGMKLIISWGGLPSVVAVLKNGLSLEARQCAAATIFHLSSTSEYRKLIGELPEAIPALVELIREGTTCGKKNSVVAILGLLLRAKNRQKVLDAGIVPLLIDIISSSSENPDQLVDDALAILAILADNAVGSHEILYAIDLHLIIRILQTSTSQRAKKYCVSTLLSLCINGGAEVVAVLATESSLMPRLFSLLTDGTSHSIKEACSLIKILHNFGETSAPRWMRTAVRRKQCVR